One Pseudanabaena sp. FACHB-2040 genomic window carries:
- a CDS encoding DNA-binding protein, with amino-acid sequence MKALISALFLALATGLPAAYAQVPAENLQQPGSLTLMGDVQTIEGNQFVLSDGAVQTVVNAGPEWHHSIELQPGERVIVVGNYADNRLDAFSITRSNGDIIFIRNAEGPAPWEIDVES; translated from the coding sequence ATGAAAGCACTGATCTCAGCCCTATTTCTGGCCCTGGCAACCGGTTTGCCCGCTGCTTATGCTCAAGTTCCGGCAGAGAACCTGCAGCAGCCCGGCAGCCTAACCCTGATGGGAGATGTGCAGACAATCGAGGGCAATCAATTTGTCCTCAGCGATGGAGCCGTTCAAACGGTGGTCAATGCGGGGCCTGAGTGGCACCACTCGATTGAGTTGCAGCCGGGGGAGCGAGTTATCGTCGTTGGAAACTATGCCGACAACCGCTTAGATGCGTTTAGCATTACTCGCAGCAATGGCGACATCATCTTCATTCGCAATGCAGAAGGGCCTGCGCCCTGGGAGATCGACGTTGAAAGTTGA
- a CDS encoding metalloregulator ArsR/SmtB family transcription factor has protein sequence MTTPSQKSPHNRTRQAILHCLKQAGPTDSQELAAGLGISAMAVRQHLYALHAEKLVTYQEEPRPMGRPAKLWQLTPNADRFFPNGYADLTLGLIQSVIEAFGPDGLDRLLAVRTHHQLEQYQTQIPRQQALAAKLSALAQVRTEEGYMAEVRSQPDGSYLLVENHCPICVAAAACTGLCDRELEIFQQVLGNEVTVKRTEHIVAGARRCAYRVCQQDCSDE, from the coding sequence ATGACAACTCCTTCCCAAAAATCGCCCCATAACCGCACCCGCCAAGCCATTCTCCATTGCCTGAAGCAAGCTGGCCCCACCGATTCCCAGGAACTGGCGGCGGGGCTGGGCATTTCTGCGATGGCGGTGCGGCAGCACCTGTATGCCCTGCACGCAGAAAAGCTGGTGACTTACCAGGAAGAACCCCGGCCCATGGGTCGCCCAGCCAAGCTCTGGCAGTTGACCCCCAATGCTGACCGCTTTTTTCCCAATGGCTATGCTGATCTCACTTTGGGGCTAATTCAGTCGGTAATTGAAGCGTTTGGGCCAGATGGACTGGATCGCCTGTTGGCGGTTAGAACCCATCACCAGCTTGAGCAGTATCAAACGCAGATTCCCCGGCAGCAGGCGCTGGCGGCCAAGCTAAGTGCCCTGGCCCAGGTTCGCACTGAAGAGGGCTATATGGCAGAGGTGCGATCGCAACCCGATGGTTCTTACCTGTTGGTCGAAAACCACTGCCCCATTTGTGTAGCGGCAGCGGCGTGTACGGGGCTTTGCGATCGCGAGCTAGAAATTTTTCAGCAGGTGTTGGGCAACGAGGTCACCGTGAAGCGCACTGAGCACATTGTCGCGGGAGCCCGCCGCTGCGCCTACCGGGTTTGCCAGCAGGACTGCTCGGATGAGTGA
- a CDS encoding GAF domain-containing protein: protein MFPDQQPFASLLSEQQILEVVAAIARQIEPSVNLDNLLNAVVEQVRTLLEADRVIIYQLLPGGDAVVSIESVGAEWLPIQGQLIYDPCFEADWVEPYRQGHISSITNVHTSNITPCYLDLLTRLQVQANLVVPIICEKKLWGLLIAHQCRSPRSWDELDAQLMRQVALQLGIAISQISLQQRFYYQQQQLNTEITQRTQALQTFRTRLHSLLSILNSAAAAIVHMRVYADRRIEVDYCSDGCERVLGFTAQALIDEPTLWQSQILAEDLAPALEKAFESIFAEAIVILEYRFRHKDGSLHWVSDTLMSYRDEAAECWMVTSVKTATRDRNSPSTGNILQAQPNPYTL from the coding sequence ATGTTTCCCGACCAACAACCGTTTGCTTCTCTTCTCTCTGAGCAGCAGATTTTAGAGGTGGTGGCTGCGATCGCACGTCAGATCGAGCCTTCGGTCAATCTGGACAACTTGTTAAATGCTGTTGTTGAGCAGGTTCGTACCCTGCTTGAAGCCGACCGAGTGATTATTTACCAGCTTTTACCCGGTGGCGATGCGGTCGTTTCGATAGAGTCGGTAGGGGCTGAATGGCTGCCTATTCAGGGGCAGCTGATTTATGACCCCTGTTTTGAAGCTGACTGGGTTGAGCCTTACCGCCAAGGACATATCAGCAGCATTACCAACGTACATACCAGCAATATCACACCCTGCTATCTAGATCTGCTGACGCGGCTTCAGGTACAGGCCAATCTTGTAGTGCCCATTATCTGTGAGAAAAAGCTGTGGGGGCTATTAATTGCCCATCAGTGCCGCAGTCCTCGATCGTGGGATGAGCTGGATGCTCAGCTGATGCGGCAGGTGGCGCTACAGCTTGGTATTGCCATTAGCCAAATTAGCCTCCAGCAGCGGTTTTACTATCAGCAGCAGCAGTTAAACACAGAGATAACCCAGCGCACCCAAGCTCTGCAAACGTTTCGGACTCGTCTGCACTCGTTGCTCAGCATTCTCAATAGTGCCGCTGCTGCCATTGTCCACATGCGGGTTTATGCAGACCGCCGAATAGAGGTGGACTATTGCTCAGATGGGTGTGAGCGGGTATTGGGCTTTACGGCTCAGGCGTTGATCGACGAGCCCACCCTCTGGCAATCGCAGATCTTGGCTGAAGACCTGGCCCCTGCTCTGGAAAAGGCTTTTGAAAGCATCTTTGCAGAAGCCATTGTGATCCTTGAATATCGGTTTCGCCACAAAGACGGCAGCCTACACTGGGTTTCCGATACTCTGATGTCTTACCGAGACGAGGCCGCAGAGTGCTGGATGGTCA
- a CDS encoding MATE family efflux transporter — MFIRPSLRDEIRAALRLTFPLAGAQVAQAATSFVDTVMMGWLGQDVLAAGGLAATTFITLLVTASGIITGVSPLAAEAYGVANPKRIQQLTRNGLWLSLLLSLPVMGLLWRMDGLMEHLGQAPSVAILARPYLTIILWGFFPALAFALLKDVVSSLSHPQPVMVIVMAGTGLNVAGNYALGFGHFGLPALGLSGIALTSVISYWAMFIALVVYLLKQRLLKSYRLFQNLLRVEPQVLRELFWIGLPIGVSFALEIGLFTVTTYLMGALGPEVLAAHQIVFQTIAVIFMVPLGMSYATTIRVGQWNGQQNPAGVRRAAYVGMGLGGFFMILMALLLLLFPRSAIGLFLDLGNPNNAQVISLAISMFAVAAVSQILDGVQTTAAGALRGLKDTRVPMLLSFLAFWGVGLASGYTLGFVVGLGGIGLWLGQAIGVGCSAILFGWRLGRLI, encoded by the coding sequence ATGTTTATTCGGCCCTCGCTTCGCGATGAAATTCGAGCCGCCTTGCGGTTGACCTTTCCCTTAGCCGGGGCTCAGGTGGCGCAGGCGGCGACGAGCTTCGTCGATACGGTCATGATGGGCTGGTTAGGGCAAGATGTGCTGGCCGCAGGTGGACTAGCCGCTACCACCTTCATCACCCTGCTAGTAACCGCTTCCGGCATTATCACCGGCGTCAGTCCCCTAGCAGCCGAAGCCTATGGGGTCGCCAACCCTAAAAGAATTCAGCAGCTCACCCGCAACGGGCTTTGGCTGTCGCTGCTGCTGTCGCTGCCGGTTATGGGTCTGCTGTGGCGTATGGATGGCTTGATGGAGCACTTGGGCCAAGCCCCTAGCGTCGCCATTCTGGCTCGACCCTACCTGACGATCATTCTGTGGGGGTTTTTCCCGGCGCTGGCCTTTGCCCTACTTAAGGATGTGGTGTCTTCCCTGTCTCACCCGCAGCCGGTCATGGTAATTGTGATGGCGGGCACTGGGTTAAATGTGGCGGGCAACTATGCTTTGGGGTTTGGGCACTTTGGCCTGCCCGCACTGGGGCTTTCGGGCATTGCTTTAACCAGTGTGATTTCCTATTGGGCCATGTTTATCGCTCTGGTGGTTTACCTGCTCAAGCAGCGCCTTCTCAAGTCCTACCGCCTGTTTCAAAATCTACTGCGAGTTGAGCCTCAGGTGTTGCGAGAGCTGTTTTGGATTGGTCTGCCCATTGGCGTTTCCTTTGCCCTAGAGATTGGCCTGTTTACAGTTACTACTTACCTGATGGGGGCGCTGGGGCCAGAAGTATTGGCAGCCCACCAGATCGTTTTTCAGACCATTGCCGTGATCTTTATGGTGCCGCTGGGCATGTCCTACGCCACCACCATTCGTGTCGGCCAGTGGAATGGTCAGCAAAATCCAGCGGGCGTGCGGCGAGCAGCCTATGTGGGCATGGGCTTGGGGGGATTTTTTATGATCCTGATGGCGTTACTGCTGCTGCTGTTTCCCCGCAGCGCGATTGGGCTGTTTCTAGATTTGGGCAACCCCAACAATGCTCAGGTCATCTCTCTGGCTATTTCGATGTTTGCCGTTGCCGCTGTCTCCCAGATTCTAGACGGGGTGCAAACTACTGCAGCCGGAGCCTTGCGTGGCCTTAAAGATACGCGGGTGCCGATGTTGCTTAGCTTCTTGGCTTTTTGGGGAGTGGGCCTAGCCAGCGGCTACACCCTAGGCTTTGTGGTGGGCCTGGGAGGCATTGGCCTTTGGCTGGGGCAGGCGATTGGGGTGGGCTGCTCGGCGATTTTATTTGGCTGGCGACTGGGGCGGCTGATCTGA
- a CDS encoding metallophosphoesterase family protein — protein sequence MVPDIAPGVNPQILSQSSTQVGVISDTHGLLRPEALAALTGSNLILHAGDIGSLEVLTELGKIAPVIAIRGNNDKGPWAETIPERETVQIEGVAVYLLHSVKDLDLDPKSAGIQVVISGHSHKPAITTDNGILFLNPGSAGPRRFKLPISVARLQIEGSEVQSALVELQV from the coding sequence ATGGTTCCTGACATAGCTCCCGGCGTGAATCCTCAGATCCTTTCACAATCTAGTACGCAGGTCGGCGTCATCTCAGATACTCATGGACTGCTGCGACCCGAAGCGCTGGCGGCTTTGACTGGCTCGAATTTGATTCTCCATGCTGGGGATATTGGGAGTCTGGAGGTGCTGACAGAATTGGGCAAGATCGCTCCTGTGATTGCTATACGGGGCAACAATGACAAAGGCCCTTGGGCCGAGACAATTCCTGAGCGGGAAACAGTGCAGATTGAGGGGGTTGCTGTCTATCTACTGCACAGCGTTAAAGATTTGGATCTCGACCCCAAATCCGCGGGCATTCAGGTTGTTATCAGCGGCCATTCTCACAAACCTGCGATCACAACAGACAACGGCATCTTGTTTCTCAATCCGGGCAGTGCGGGGCCGAGGCGCTTTAAGCTACCGATCAGCGTAGCCCGACTGCAGATTGAGGGCAGCGAAGTACAGTCGGCACTGGTTGAGCTGCAGGTATAG
- a CDS encoding SDR family oxidoreductase: MKTDRVVIVTAASRGIGAGCAWELAAEGYRVSLLARSASIFDLASDLGGIATQGSLTNPEDLQRLVSTTLDHYGHIDAVVNSFGDPPRPDLLDISDEQWQENFEMLFLSVVRLTRLVTEPMRQSGGGAIVNISACDSREPSLATPFSGTLRAAMEGFTKLYAKRYRADQIRMNAIAPFFVADSLEELAGWDVPNDLMLGRPVTYTELARVVSFLISDDAKFITGTTLKVDEAYSAAL; the protein is encoded by the coding sequence ATGAAGACAGATCGCGTCGTCATTGTTACGGCCGCCAGTCGCGGCATTGGGGCGGGCTGTGCATGGGAGCTAGCGGCTGAGGGCTACCGGGTATCTCTGCTGGCTCGCTCTGCCAGCATTTTCGATTTGGCCTCTGATTTAGGCGGCATTGCCACTCAGGGGTCTTTAACCAATCCTGAGGATTTGCAGCGGCTGGTGAGCACGACGCTGGATCACTATGGCCACATTGATGCTGTGGTAAACAGCTTTGGCGATCCGCCTCGACCCGATCTGCTAGACATTTCCGACGAGCAGTGGCAGGAAAACTTTGAGATGCTGTTTTTGAGCGTAGTGCGGCTGACCCGGCTGGTGACTGAGCCGATGCGGCAGTCGGGCGGCGGTGCGATCGTCAATATCTCGGCCTGTGACTCGCGGGAGCCTAGTCTAGCGACCCCCTTCAGCGGCACCCTGCGAGCCGCAATGGAGGGTTTTACCAAGCTCTACGCCAAACGCTACAGGGCAGACCAGATTCGGATGAATGCGATCGCACCCTTCTTCGTCGCCGACAGCCTAGAGGAGCTAGCCGGATGGGACGTGCCCAACGACCTGATGCTGGGCCGTCCAGTCACCTACACCGAGCTAGCCAGGGTAGTCAGTTTTCTAATTTCAGACGATGCTAAGTTCATTACCGGAACCACCCTCAAAGTTGATGAAGCCTACTCTGCAGCGCTCTAG